From Nocardioides sp. HDW12B, the proteins below share one genomic window:
- a CDS encoding DeoR/GlpR family DNA-binding transcription regulator, translated as MTVDTGGPMYAEERQQAIAALVARSARLSVSDLAGKFAVTTETIRRDLSTLERSGLVRRVHGGVVASQALSVLEVAVSDRDRSSAAEKDRIAHAALDLVPENGSVILDAGTTTARLAGALPTDRRLEVTTHAVPIAARLVGNPAVELRLLPGRVRATTQAAVGEDTVAALEPLLADVVFLGTNGISAAHGLSTPDHSEAAVKRAIVAAGRQVVLLADSDKLGQEHLVRFARLDQVDVIVTDDRATPEQIETLTDAGIKVVLA; from the coding sequence GTGACCGTCGACACAGGAGGACCGATGTACGCCGAGGAGCGCCAACAGGCCATCGCGGCCCTCGTGGCCCGGTCGGCACGGCTGTCCGTGTCCGACCTGGCCGGGAAGTTCGCCGTCACCACCGAGACGATCCGGCGCGACCTCTCCACCCTGGAGCGTAGTGGTCTCGTGCGCCGAGTGCACGGGGGCGTGGTCGCCTCCCAGGCCCTGAGCGTGCTCGAGGTGGCCGTCTCCGACCGCGACCGCAGCAGCGCCGCCGAGAAGGACCGCATCGCGCACGCCGCCCTCGACCTCGTCCCTGAGAACGGCAGCGTCATCCTCGACGCCGGCACCACCACCGCCCGGCTGGCCGGGGCGCTGCCCACCGACCGCCGCCTCGAGGTCACCACGCACGCCGTCCCGATCGCCGCCCGTCTGGTCGGCAACCCGGCCGTCGAGCTGCGCCTGCTGCCCGGCCGCGTGCGCGCCACCACCCAGGCCGCCGTCGGCGAGGACACCGTCGCGGCGCTCGAGCCGCTGCTGGCCGACGTCGTGTTCCTCGGCACCAACGGCATCAGCGCCGCCCACGGCCTGTCCACCCCCGACCACAGCGAGGCCGCGGTGAAGCGCGCCATCGTCGCCGCCGGTCGGCAGGTGGTGCTGCTCGCCGACTCCGACAAGCTCGGCCAGGAGCACCTCGTGCGCTTCGCCCGTCTGGACCAGGTCGACGTGATCGTCACCGACGACCGGGCCACGCCCGAGCAGATCGAAACCCTCACCGACGCCGGCATCAAGGTGGTCCTCGCATGA
- a CDS encoding 1-phosphofructokinase family hexose kinase, producing the protein MIVTLTANPSFDRTIALSGRLERGGVLRADAALEQAGGKGVNISRAASVADVATIAVFPADEDAPFTVALRHDGIRCHPVRPTGEVRVNLTLTEHDGTTTKINSAGATADADLLDRLRTAVSELAADASWVVLAGSVPPGTPDGWYAEVAADLRASGARVAVDTSEKPLLALAAALGEARPDIIKPNSEELALLTGGDPVAIEADPVEAAAAAYRLVEAGAGSVLATLGGAGAVLVTREGAWRATPPPITVVSTVGAGDSSLFGYLLADLRGEAPAERLRLAVAYGSAAASLPGTTIPAPHQARPDLVEVHPVPLDTRPAPASTHATPAASAAREN; encoded by the coding sequence ATGATCGTGACCCTCACCGCCAACCCCAGCTTCGACCGGACCATCGCGCTGTCCGGCCGCCTCGAGCGCGGCGGCGTGCTGCGCGCCGACGCGGCGCTCGAGCAGGCCGGGGGCAAGGGCGTGAACATCTCGCGGGCCGCCTCGGTGGCCGACGTCGCCACCATCGCGGTGTTCCCCGCCGACGAGGACGCGCCCTTCACCGTGGCGCTGCGCCACGACGGGATCCGCTGCCACCCGGTCCGTCCCACCGGCGAGGTCCGGGTCAACCTCACCCTCACCGAGCACGACGGCACCACCACCAAGATCAACAGCGCCGGCGCCACCGCCGACGCCGACCTGCTCGACCGCCTCCGCACCGCGGTGAGCGAGCTCGCCGCCGACGCCTCCTGGGTCGTGCTCGCCGGCTCCGTGCCGCCCGGCACCCCGGACGGCTGGTACGCCGAGGTGGCCGCCGACCTGCGCGCCTCCGGCGCCCGGGTGGCCGTGGACACCTCCGAGAAGCCGCTGCTGGCCCTTGCCGCCGCCCTGGGCGAGGCCCGTCCCGACATCATCAAGCCCAACTCCGAGGAGCTGGCGCTGCTGACCGGCGGCGACCCGGTGGCCATCGAGGCCGACCCGGTCGAGGCCGCGGCCGCGGCCTACCGGCTCGTCGAGGCGGGCGCCGGCAGCGTGCTGGCCACGCTGGGCGGGGCCGGCGCCGTGCTGGTCACCCGCGAGGGCGCCTGGCGCGCCACTCCCCCGCCGATCACGGTCGTGAGCACCGTCGGGGCCGGCGACTCCAGCCTCTTCGGCTACCTGCTCGCCGACCTGCGCGGCGAGGCACCCGCCGAGCGCCTGCGCCTGGCCGTCGCCTACGGCAGCGCCGCGGCCTCGCTGCCCGGCACCACGATCCCCGCGCCCCACCAGGCGCGGCCGGACCTCGTCGAGGTCCACCCCGTTCCGCTGGACACCCGTCCGGCTCCTGCGTCCACGCACGCAACACCCGCAGCGTCCGCTGCACGAGAGAACTGA
- a CDS encoding fructose-specific PTS transporter subunit EIIC has protein sequence MSTPLIDRALVRLDDDLGDDKSAVIRSLAEVVAAAGRSGNASGLADDALARESTSPTGLPGGIAIPHCRTAHVEVATLAFARLNPPRDFGAKDGPADLAFLIAAPAGGDATHLQLLTKLARALVKKDFTEALRRAQTEDEVVELVTGVVGTAPEPSATPAATPSAGAAAAAAAPASSAADTTSTSTGSSSAPRLVAITACPTGIAHTYMAAEALEAAAGRAGVEISVETQGSAGSTPLSQATIAGADAVIFATDVGVKDRARFAGKPMVASGVKRAIDDSDGMIRDAVAAASNPSAPRVEGTASAGADAHEGKESIGLKTRRVLMTGVSYMIPFVAAGGLLIALSFLLGGYQIALATADGAGGVAGQIFANGSILNPPDPGQFELINDQTLPNSALLTYLAAALLTLGGAAFGFLVPALAGYIAYAIADRPGIAPGFVMGAIAGTTQSGFLGGIIGGVLAGVIAAKIGGLKTPAWLRGLMPVLVIPLLTTLIAGFIMLVVLGKPLAELMTALNDGLTSLSDGGAGILLGVILGLMMAFDMGGPLNKTAYLFATTGLAAAATATDAPQLLIMAAVMLAGMVPPLALALATVVRPGLFTAPERENGKAAWLLGASFITEGAIPFAAADPLRVIPPIMAGSAVTGALSMGLDVGLRAPHGGIFVLFAVDNVLGFLIALVAGTLVAAAGVIALKSLTEDKAEIEQLSKVAV, from the coding sequence ATGTCCACTCCCCTGATCGACCGCGCGCTGGTGCGGCTCGACGACGACCTGGGGGACGACAAGTCCGCCGTGATCAGGTCGCTCGCCGAGGTCGTCGCAGCGGCAGGTCGCAGCGGCAACGCGTCGGGCCTCGCCGACGACGCGCTGGCGCGGGAGTCGACCTCGCCGACCGGCCTGCCCGGCGGCATCGCGATCCCGCACTGCCGCACCGCCCACGTCGAGGTCGCCACCCTGGCCTTCGCGCGGCTGAACCCGCCGCGTGACTTCGGCGCGAAGGACGGCCCGGCCGACCTCGCCTTCCTCATCGCCGCACCCGCCGGCGGCGACGCCACCCACCTCCAGCTGCTCACCAAGCTGGCCCGTGCGCTGGTGAAGAAGGACTTCACCGAGGCCCTGCGCCGCGCCCAGACCGAGGACGAGGTCGTCGAGCTCGTCACCGGCGTCGTCGGCACGGCACCGGAGCCCTCCGCGACCCCGGCCGCCACCCCGTCGGCCGGCGCCGCCGCCGCTGCTGCGGCCCCGGCGTCCTCCGCGGCCGACACCACGTCCACGTCGACGGGCTCGTCGTCGGCCCCGCGCCTTGTCGCCATCACCGCCTGCCCGACCGGCATCGCCCACACCTACATGGCCGCCGAGGCCCTCGAGGCCGCCGCGGGTCGCGCCGGGGTCGAGATCTCGGTGGAGACCCAGGGCTCGGCCGGCTCCACGCCGCTGTCCCAGGCGACCATCGCGGGCGCCGACGCCGTCATCTTCGCCACCGACGTGGGCGTGAAGGACCGTGCCCGCTTCGCCGGCAAGCCGATGGTGGCCTCCGGCGTGAAGCGCGCCATCGACGACTCCGACGGCATGATCCGCGACGCCGTCGCCGCCGCCTCGAACCCCTCGGCCCCCCGCGTCGAGGGCACCGCCAGCGCGGGCGCCGACGCCCACGAGGGCAAGGAGTCCATCGGGCTCAAGACCCGCCGCGTCCTCATGACCGGCGTCTCCTACATGATCCCGTTCGTCGCGGCGGGCGGTCTGCTCATCGCGCTGTCGTTCCTGCTCGGCGGCTACCAGATCGCCCTCGCGACGGCTGACGGTGCCGGCGGCGTCGCCGGGCAGATCTTCGCCAACGGCTCGATCCTCAACCCGCCCGACCCGGGTCAGTTCGAGCTCATCAACGACCAGACCCTCCCCAACAGCGCCCTGCTGACCTACCTCGCCGCAGCGCTGCTGACGCTGGGCGGCGCGGCCTTCGGGTTCCTGGTCCCGGCCCTGGCCGGCTACATCGCCTACGCCATCGCCGACCGCCCCGGCATCGCCCCCGGCTTCGTCATGGGCGCCATCGCCGGCACGACCCAGTCCGGCTTCCTCGGCGGCATCATCGGCGGTGTCCTCGCCGGTGTGATCGCCGCGAAGATCGGCGGGCTCAAGACCCCGGCCTGGCTGCGCGGGCTCATGCCGGTGCTGGTCATCCCGCTGCTCACCACCCTGATCGCCGGCTTCATCATGCTCGTCGTCCTGGGCAAGCCCCTGGCCGAGCTGATGACCGCGCTCAACGACGGCCTGACCAGCCTCTCCGACGGCGGTGCCGGCATCCTGCTGGGCGTCATCCTCGGCCTGATGATGGCCTTCGACATGGGTGGTCCGCTCAACAAGACCGCCTACCTCTTCGCCACCACCGGGCTCGCCGCGGCGGCGACGGCGACCGACGCTCCCCAGCTGCTCATCATGGCGGCGGTCATGCTCGCCGGCATGGTGCCCCCGCTGGCCCTGGCCCTCGCCACAGTGGTCCGTCCCGGGCTCTTCACGGCCCCCGAGCGCGAGAACGGCAAGGCGGCCTGGCTGCTCGGCGCCTCCTTCATCACCGAGGGCGCCATCCCGTTCGCGGCGGCCGACCCGCTGCGCGTCATCCCGCCGATCATGGCCGGCAGCGCGGTCACCGGAGCGCTGTCCATGGGTCTCGACGTCGGCCTGCGCGCCCCCCACGGCGGCATCTTCGTGCTCTTCGCGGTGGACAACGTGCTCGGGTTCCTCATCGCCCTGGTCGCCGGTACGTTGGTCGCGGCAGCGGGTGTGATCGCCCTCAAGTCCCTGACCGAGGACAAGGCCGAGATCGAGCAGCTCTCGAAGGTCGCCGTCTGA
- a CDS encoding HPr family phosphocarrier protein — protein sequence MPSKTVNVGSAVGLHARPAAIIAEAAADLDAEVTLAVGGDDPVDASSALLIMTLGAGKGDAVEVSSDDQSAVDTIAALVEKDLDA from the coding sequence ATGCCCAGCAAGACCGTGAACGTCGGCTCCGCCGTCGGCCTGCACGCCCGCCCCGCCGCGATCATCGCGGAGGCCGCGGCCGACCTCGACGCCGAGGTCACCCTCGCCGTCGGCGGCGACGACCCCGTCGACGCGAGCTCGGCCCTGCTGATCATGACCCTCGGCGCCGGCAAGGGCGACGCGGTCGAGGTCAGCAGCGACGACCAGTCCGCGGTGGACACCATCGCCGCCCTGGTCGAGAAGGACCTCGACGCCTGA
- a CDS encoding bifunctional riboflavin kinase/FAD synthetase, which yields MTVWRSVDEVDADLGRTVVTIGNFDGVHRGHRHVIARARSIADEVGAHRVVAVTFDPHPIAVLRPEHAPNTLTGIDERARLLQEAGVDDVLVVPFSREVASWSPEHFVTEILVGALHAAAVVVGKNFRFGSRAAGDLATLRELGGRHDFVAEGVELDGGPQVWSSTYVRTCLAAGDVEGAAEALGRPIVVRGTVQRGDQRGREIGYPTANVPPGETAAPADGVYAGWVYVDGEPERLPAAISVGTNPTFAGERERRVEAYVLDRDDLDLYDRQISVEMVAKVRGMTRFDSLDELLEAMAGDVADTRRVLGLA from the coding sequence ATGACGGTCTGGCGATCGGTCGACGAGGTTGACGCCGACCTCGGGCGCACGGTGGTCACCATCGGCAACTTCGACGGGGTGCACCGCGGTCACCGCCACGTCATCGCGCGCGCCCGCAGCATCGCCGACGAGGTCGGCGCGCACCGCGTCGTGGCGGTCACCTTCGACCCCCACCCGATCGCCGTGCTGCGTCCCGAGCACGCCCCGAACACCTTGACCGGCATCGACGAGCGGGCGCGGCTGCTGCAGGAGGCCGGCGTCGACGACGTGCTCGTCGTGCCCTTCAGCCGCGAGGTCGCGTCCTGGTCGCCCGAGCACTTCGTCACCGAGATCCTCGTCGGGGCCCTGCACGCCGCCGCCGTCGTGGTCGGCAAGAACTTCCGCTTCGGCAGCCGCGCGGCCGGCGACCTCGCCACGCTCCGCGAGCTGGGCGGGCGCCACGACTTCGTCGCCGAGGGCGTCGAGCTCGACGGCGGTCCGCAGGTGTGGTCGTCGACGTACGTGCGGACCTGCCTGGCCGCCGGGGACGTCGAGGGCGCCGCCGAGGCGCTCGGGCGACCGATCGTGGTGCGCGGCACCGTGCAGCGCGGTGACCAGCGCGGGCGCGAGATCGGCTACCCCACCGCGAACGTGCCGCCGGGCGAGACCGCGGCGCCCGCCGACGGCGTCTACGCCGGCTGGGTGTACGTCGACGGCGAGCCCGAGCGGCTGCCCGCCGCCATCAGCGTGGGCACGAACCCGACCTTCGCGGGGGAGCGGGAGCGGCGGGTGGAGGCCTACGTGCTGGACCGCGACGACCTCGACCTCTACGACCGCCAGATCTCCGTGGAGATGGTCGCCAAGGTGCGCGGCATGACGCGTTTCGACTCCCTCGACGAGCTGCTCGAGGCGATGGCCGGTGACGTCGCCGACACGCGGCGCGTGCTGGGGCTGGCGTGA
- the truB gene encoding tRNA pseudouridine(55) synthase TruB — protein MSRRRPDGGPSGLVVVDKPGGMTSHDVVSRVRRLVGTRRVGHAGTLDPMATGVLLLGVNKGTRLLGHLALADKTYRATVRLGVSTTTDDAEGEVLARADASAVDEADVVAAAARLTGAIEQVPSTVSAIKVDGRRAYALAREGATVELKARPVTVHRFDVLASRTGSDAGVPVLDVDVEVHCTTGTYVRALARDLGADRGVGGHLTRLRRTTVGPVGLDGAADLEAALASGELHVEPLEDAVARFFDCHALDAEQARDVTFGRALTLEVPSDAPVAVLAPDGTFLALYRRAEAGADGAPRATAVAVFCSASGE, from the coding sequence GTGAGCCGACGACGTCCTGACGGCGGGCCCTCGGGGCTCGTCGTGGTGGACAAGCCGGGCGGGATGACCTCGCACGACGTGGTGTCCCGCGTGCGCCGCCTCGTCGGCACCCGTCGCGTCGGGCACGCCGGCACCCTCGACCCGATGGCCACCGGCGTCCTGCTGCTGGGGGTCAACAAGGGCACCCGCCTGCTGGGCCACCTGGCGCTGGCCGACAAGACCTATCGCGCCACGGTCCGGCTCGGGGTGTCCACCACCACCGACGACGCCGAGGGCGAGGTGCTCGCACGCGCCGACGCGTCCGCGGTCGACGAGGCGGACGTCGTGGCCGCGGCGGCACGACTGACCGGCGCCATCGAGCAGGTGCCCTCGACCGTCTCGGCCATCAAGGTCGACGGCCGGCGGGCCTACGCGCTGGCACGGGAGGGCGCCACGGTCGAGCTGAAGGCGCGACCCGTGACGGTGCACCGCTTCGACGTGCTGGCCTCCCGCACCGGCAGCGACGCCGGCGTACCCGTGCTCGACGTCGACGTCGAGGTGCACTGCACGACCGGCACCTACGTCCGCGCCCTGGCCCGCGACCTCGGCGCCGACCGCGGCGTCGGCGGCCACCTCACCCGGTTGCGGCGTACGACGGTGGGGCCCGTGGGTCTGGACGGAGCCGCCGACCTGGAGGCGGCCCTCGCCAGCGGCGAGCTGCACGTCGAACCCCTCGAGGACGCGGTGGCGCGGTTCTTCGACTGCCACGCGCTCGACGCGGAGCAGGCACGCGACGTCACCTTCGGTCGCGCCCTGACGCTCGAGGTGCCCAGCGACGCACCGGTCGCGGTGCTGGCGCCCGACGGCACCTTCCTGGCGCTCTACCGCCGGGCGGAAGCGGGTGCCGACGGCGCCCCCCGGGCGACCGCGGTCGCGGTGTTCTGCTCGGCGTCGGGCGAGTGA
- the rbfA gene encoding 30S ribosome-binding factor RbfA, giving the protein MSSPRVRKIADRIKVVVAEMLERRIKDPRLGFVTVTDVRVSGDSQHASVFYTVLGEEEQAEGSAAALESAKGLIRSEVGKQLGIRHVPTIEFIRDALPETARHLEDLLEQVRQSDAAAAAASAGAVFAGEADPYRKPRVEDDEDDEDDEPGPDDALAAGDDDADARA; this is encoded by the coding sequence ATGAGCAGCCCACGCGTCCGCAAGATCGCGGACCGGATCAAGGTCGTCGTGGCGGAGATGCTCGAGCGGCGGATCAAGGACCCGCGGCTCGGGTTCGTCACCGTGACCGACGTGCGCGTCAGCGGCGACTCCCAGCACGCCAGCGTCTTCTACACCGTCCTCGGTGAGGAGGAGCAGGCGGAGGGCAGCGCGGCGGCCCTGGAGTCGGCCAAGGGGCTCATCCGCTCCGAGGTCGGCAAGCAGCTCGGGATCCGGCACGTGCCGACCATCGAGTTCATCCGCGACGCCCTCCCCGAGACCGCGCGTCACCTCGAGGACCTCCTCGAGCAGGTCCGGCAGTCCGACGCGGCCGCCGCGGCCGCCTCGGCCGGCGCCGTCTTCGCCGGCGAGGCGGACCCCTACCGCAAGCCGCGCGTCGAGGACGACGAGGACGACGAGGACGACGAGCCGGGCCCGGACGACGCGCTCGCTGCGGGGGACGACGACGCCGACGCCCGCGCGTGA
- the infB gene encoding translation initiation factor IF-2: MAKVRVHELAKEFGVESKVVLTKLKEMGEFVKSASSTIEPPVQKRFNDTYGAELRAAAEKKAARKAPAPQAPAAPAAEAATETAAPAAPAAPAEQAPAASAPAAAPAPARTPGPRPGPARPAAEPTPEPEPAPAPVPQAEQPAAPEAPAAPAETPAAAAASAGTEGSADGESRAPGTPGPRPGGGPKPGAPRPGNNPFGQTQGMGRRPSPPPGAAPRPPAAREQGGPAGGTPGRTGGLPAGGGRPAAPGGRPGMPRPNPAMMPKSPTPFGPGGGRGPGGPGGGPGGRGPGGPGGPGGARGGAPGRPGGAGAGAPGGGRPGFGGGPGAGAPGRPGGGGRPGGGRPGGRGSVGGAFGRPSGPSRRGRKSKRQRRQEFDQMEAPTIGGMRVRKGNGETVRLARGASLTDFAEKIGVDPASLVQMLFHLGEMVTATESVNDATLELLGDELNYVVEVVSPEDEDRELLDSFNLEFGSDEGVEADLAARPPVVTVMGHVDHGKTKLLDALRNANVVAKEAGGITQHIGAYQTAAVIDGTERPITFIDTPGHEAFTAMRARGAQATDIAVLVVAADDGVMPQTVEALNHAKAAGVPVVVAVNKVDKPEADPTKVRGQLTEYGLVPEEYGGDTMFVDVSAKAGLNMEGLLEAIVLTADASLDLRANPDQDAQGLVVEAHLDRGRGPVATILVQRGTLRVGDSIVAGPAYGRVRAMLDEHGDNIEEADPSRPAMVLGLTAVPGAGQNFLVVEDDRIARQIAEKREARERAALQAQRRVRRSLEDFMKSMEEGESQELNLILKGDVSGSVEALEDSLAKIDVGEEVSLRVIDRGVGAITETNVMLAAASNAIIIGFNVRPQGKATEVADREGVEMRYYSVIYQAIEEIEAALKGMLKPEFEESQLGTAEIREIFRSSRIGNIAGCMVTGGVIRRNAKVRLLRDGNVVADNLDLSSLRREKDDASEVREGFECGLVLRNYQDIKIGDVVEAFEMREIPRG; the protein is encoded by the coding sequence GTGGCTAAGGTCCGAGTCCACGAGCTCGCGAAAGAGTTCGGCGTGGAGAGCAAGGTCGTCCTGACCAAGCTCAAGGAGATGGGCGAGTTCGTGAAGTCGGCGTCGTCGACGATCGAGCCCCCCGTCCAGAAGAGGTTCAACGACACCTACGGTGCGGAGCTCCGCGCCGCAGCGGAGAAGAAGGCCGCGCGCAAGGCGCCGGCCCCCCAGGCACCGGCGGCCCCCGCCGCGGAGGCGGCGACCGAGACCGCGGCACCCGCCGCACCGGCCGCCCCCGCCGAGCAGGCGCCCGCGGCGTCCGCGCCCGCAGCGGCACCGGCCCCCGCTCGCACCCCGGGTCCCCGGCCCGGTCCGGCCCGTCCGGCCGCCGAGCCCACCCCGGAGCCCGAGCCGGCCCCGGCGCCCGTCCCGCAGGCCGAGCAGCCGGCTGCCCCCGAGGCACCGGCGGCACCCGCCGAGACCCCGGCGGCCGCTGCTGCGTCCGCCGGCACGGAGGGGTCCGCCGACGGCGAGAGCCGCGCCCCCGGCACCCCGGGCCCCCGCCCCGGCGGTGGCCCCAAGCCCGGCGCCCCGCGTCCGGGCAACAACCCGTTCGGCCAGACCCAGGGCATGGGACGCCGTCCCTCCCCGCCGCCCGGTGCCGCTCCGCGGCCCCCGGCCGCGCGTGAGCAGGGCGGCCCCGCGGGCGGCACCCCCGGCCGCACCGGCGGGCTCCCCGCCGGCGGTGGGCGTCCCGCCGCTCCCGGCGGTCGCCCCGGCATGCCCCGTCCCAACCCGGCCATGATGCCGAAGTCGCCGACCCCGTTCGGTCCCGGCGGAGGCCGTGGCCCCGGTGGTCCCGGCGGCGGTCCCGGTGGACGCGGTCCCGGTGGTCCCGGTGGTCCCGGTGGTGCCCGCGGCGGAGCCCCGGGTCGTCCCGGTGGCGCCGGTGCCGGTGCGCCCGGTGGCGGACGCCCCGGCTTCGGCGGCGGTCCCGGTGCCGGTGCTCCCGGTCGCCCGGGTGGCGGTGGTCGCCCCGGTGGCGGTCGCCCCGGTGGACGCGGCAGCGTCGGCGGTGCCTTCGGTCGCCCCAGCGGTCCCTCGCGCCGTGGTCGCAAGTCGAAGCGTCAGCGTCGTCAAGAGTTCGACCAGATGGAAGCCCCGACGATCGGCGGCATGCGCGTCCGCAAGGGCAACGGCGAGACCGTCCGTCTCGCCCGTGGCGCCTCGCTGACCGACTTCGCCGAGAAGATCGGCGTCGACCCGGCCTCGCTGGTGCAGATGCTGTTCCACCTCGGTGAGATGGTCACCGCGACCGAGTCGGTCAACGACGCGACGCTGGAGCTGCTCGGTGACGAGCTGAACTACGTCGTCGAGGTCGTCTCGCCCGAGGACGAGGACCGCGAGCTGCTGGACTCCTTCAACCTGGAGTTCGGCTCCGACGAGGGCGTGGAGGCCGACCTGGCCGCCCGTCCTCCGGTGGTCACCGTCATGGGTCACGTCGACCACGGAAAGACCAAGCTGCTCGACGCGCTGCGCAACGCCAACGTGGTCGCCAAGGAGGCCGGTGGCATCACGCAGCACATCGGCGCCTACCAGACCGCCGCGGTCATCGACGGCACCGAGCGTCCGATCACCTTCATCGACACCCCCGGTCACGAGGCGTTCACCGCCATGCGTGCCCGTGGTGCCCAGGCCACCGACATCGCGGTGCTCGTGGTCGCGGCCGACGACGGCGTCATGCCGCAGACGGTGGAGGCGCTCAACCACGCCAAGGCCGCCGGTGTGCCGGTGGTCGTCGCGGTCAACAAGGTCGACAAGCCGGAGGCGGACCCGACCAAGGTCCGCGGCCAGCTGACCGAGTACGGCCTCGTCCCCGAGGAGTACGGCGGCGACACCATGTTCGTCGACGTCTCGGCCAAGGCCGGCCTCAACATGGAGGGCCTGCTCGAGGCCATCGTGCTGACCGCCGACGCCTCGCTCGACCTGCGGGCCAACCCCGACCAGGACGCCCAGGGCCTCGTCGTCGAGGCGCACCTGGACCGCGGTCGCGGTCCGGTCGCCACGATCCTGGTCCAGCGCGGCACCCTGCGTGTGGGCGACTCGATCGTCGCCGGTCCGGCCTACGGCCGTGTCCGCGCGATGCTCGACGAGCACGGCGACAACATCGAGGAGGCCGACCCGTCGCGTCCCGCGATGGTGCTGGGCCTGACCGCCGTCCCCGGCGCCGGTCAGAACTTCCTCGTCGTCGAGGACGACCGCATCGCCCGTCAGATCGCCGAGAAGCGGGAGGCGCGCGAGCGTGCCGCCCTGCAGGCCCAGCGTCGGGTCCGCCGCAGCCTCGAGGACTTCATGAAGTCCATGGAGGAGGGCGAGAGCCAGGAGCTGAACCTGATCCTCAAGGGCGACGTGTCCGGCTCGGTCGAGGCGCTCGAGGACTCGCTGGCCAAGATCGACGTCGGCGAGGAGGTCTCGCTGCGCGTCATCGACCGCGGTGTCGGTGCCATCACCGAGACCAACGTGATGCTGGCGGCCGCGTCCAACGCGATCATCATCGGCTTCAACGTCCGGCCCCAGGGCAAGGCGACCGAGGTGGCCGACCGTGAGGGCGTCGAGATGCGCTACTACTCGGTGATCTACCAGGCCATCGAGGAGATCGAGGCCGCGCTCAAGGGCATGCTCAAGCCGGAGTTCGAGGAGTCCCAGCTCGGCACCGCCGAGATCCGGGAGATCTTCCGCTCCAGCCGCATCGGCAACATCGCCGGCTGCATGGTCACCGGCGGCGTCATCCGACGCAACGCCAAGGTGCGCCTGCTGCGCGACGGCAACGTGGTCGCCGACAACCTCGACCTCTCCTCGCTGCGACGCGAGAAGGACGACGCGTCGGAGGTCCGCGAGGGCTTCGAGTGCGGTCTGGTGCTGCGCAACTACCAGGACATCAAGATCGGTGATGTCGTGGAGGCGTTCGAGATGCGCGAGATCCCGCGCGGGTGA
- a CDS encoding YlxR family protein: MTSSPVRTCVGCRRRAAKTDLLRVVAEDQGHGLVLVPDPPARRPGRGAYLHPDEDCLAQALRRRAFPRALRITSGAGGGTDDTGLRRHVQQWSGRSTPA, from the coding sequence ATGACCTCGAGTCCTGTCCGCACCTGCGTGGGATGTCGGCGTCGGGCTGCCAAGACCGATCTGTTGCGCGTCGTCGCCGAGGATCAGGGTCACGGCCTCGTGCTGGTGCCCGACCCCCCGGCTCGTCGCCCGGGGCGGGGGGCCTACCTCCACCCCGACGAGGACTGTCTCGCGCAGGCGTTGCGTCGCCGGGCCTTCCCCCGGGCCCTCCGGATCACCTCCGGAGCGGGCGGGGGAACCGACGACACGGGCCTGAGACGCCATGTGCAACAGTGGTCGGGACGTTCGACCCCCGCCTGA